Proteins co-encoded in one Malus sylvestris chromosome 7, drMalSylv7.2, whole genome shotgun sequence genomic window:
- the LOC126628555 gene encoding uncharacterized protein LOC126628555 isoform X1: MEELEKEYMNLRHQEQDILKNLKRHKDKDLLKGHSVKNQKALQDKALEFRFLLQKAFSSSNRQPQEPVRSLFCDSHDSVNAAFSDLVESSKRTLDSLAELQEALLEKNPSIVQATDSKSGRSKKSQLSKNNDNDGYDDWSQISQLPSGSYFQEQIYRQMAEEDRGDHRCCCY, encoded by the exons ATGGAAGAACTCGAGAAAGAATACATGAATCTTCGTCATCAGGAGCA AGATATTTTAAAGAATCTAAAGCGTCATAAGGACAAAGATCTTCTTAAAGGTCACTCAGTGAAGAACCAAAAG GCTCTCCAGGACAAAGCTCTTGAGTTCAGATTCTTGCTTCAGAAAGCATTCTCAAGTTCAAATAGACAACCACag GAGCCAGTTAGGTCTTTATTTTGTGATTCACATGACAGCGTCAATGCAGCATTTTCTGATCTAGTTGAGTCATCAAAGAGAACTTTGGATTCTCTAGCGGAACTTCAAGAG GCTTTACTTGAGAAGAACCCGTCCATCGTTCAAGCAACAGATA GTAAATCTGGACGATCTAAGAAGTCACAGTTATCTAAGAACAATGACAACGATGGTTATGACGATTGGTCACAGATTTCTCAGTTGCCGTCGGG TAGCTACTTTCAGGAACAAATTTATAGACAAATGGCAGAGGAAGACAGAGGTGACCACAGGTGTTGCTGCTATTAA
- the LOC126628555 gene encoding uncharacterized protein LOC126628555 isoform X2, whose protein sequence is MEELKREYMNLRHQEQDILKNLKRHKDKDLLKGHSVKNQKALQDKALEFRFLLQKAFSSSNRQPQEPVRSLFCDSHDSVNAAFSDLVESSKRTLDSLAELQEALLEKNPSIVQATDSKSGRSKKSQLSKNNDNDGYDDWSQISQLPSGSYFQEQIYRQMAEEDRGDHRCCCY, encoded by the exons AGATATTTTAAAGAATCTAAAGCGTCATAAGGACAAAGATCTTCTTAAAGGTCACTCAGTGAAGAACCAAAAG GCTCTCCAGGACAAAGCTCTTGAGTTCAGATTCTTGCTTCAGAAAGCATTCTCAAGTTCAAATAGACAACCACag GAGCCAGTTAGGTCTTTATTTTGTGATTCACATGACAGCGTCAATGCAGCATTTTCTGATCTAGTTGAGTCATCAAAGAGAACTTTGGATTCTCTAGCGGAACTTCAAGAG GCTTTACTTGAGAAGAACCCGTCCATCGTTCAAGCAACAGATA GTAAATCTGGACGATCTAAGAAGTCACAGTTATCTAAGAACAATGACAACGATGGTTATGACGATTGGTCACAGATTTCTCAGTTGCCGTCGGG TAGCTACTTTCAGGAACAAATTTATAGACAAATGGCAGAGGAAGACAGAGGTGACCACAGGTGTTGCTGCTATTAA
- the LOC126628555 gene encoding uncharacterized protein LOC126628555 isoform X4, which yields MEELEKEYMNLRHQEQDILKNLKRHKDKDLLKGHSVKNQKALQDKALEFRFLLQKAFSSSNRQPQEPVRSLFCDSHDSVNAAFSDLVESSKRTLDSLAELQEALLEKNPSIVQATDSKSGRSKKVGCCLVDLRIAKMKPDFKLP from the exons ATGGAAGAACTCGAGAAAGAATACATGAATCTTCGTCATCAGGAGCA AGATATTTTAAAGAATCTAAAGCGTCATAAGGACAAAGATCTTCTTAAAGGTCACTCAGTGAAGAACCAAAAG GCTCTCCAGGACAAAGCTCTTGAGTTCAGATTCTTGCTTCAGAAAGCATTCTCAAGTTCAAATAGACAACCACag GAGCCAGTTAGGTCTTTATTTTGTGATTCACATGACAGCGTCAATGCAGCATTTTCTGATCTAGTTGAGTCATCAAAGAGAACTTTGGATTCTCTAGCGGAACTTCAAGAG GCTTTACTTGAGAAGAACCCGTCCATCGTTCAAGCAACAGATA GTAAATCTGGACGATCTAAGAAGGTTGGGTGTTGTCTTGTTGATCTGAGGATAGCCAAGATGAAGCCAGATTTCAAATTGCCCTAG
- the LOC126628555 gene encoding uncharacterized protein LOC126628555 isoform X5: MEELEKEYMNLRHQEQDILKNLKRHKDKDLLKGHSVKNQKALQDKALEFRFLLQKAFSSSNRQPQEPVRSLFCDSHDSVNAAFSDLVESSKRTLDSLAELQEALLEKNPSIVQATDSKSGRSKMS; encoded by the exons ATGGAAGAACTCGAGAAAGAATACATGAATCTTCGTCATCAGGAGCA AGATATTTTAAAGAATCTAAAGCGTCATAAGGACAAAGATCTTCTTAAAGGTCACTCAGTGAAGAACCAAAAG GCTCTCCAGGACAAAGCTCTTGAGTTCAGATTCTTGCTTCAGAAAGCATTCTCAAGTTCAAATAGACAACCACag GAGCCAGTTAGGTCTTTATTTTGTGATTCACATGACAGCGTCAATGCAGCATTTTCTGATCTAGTTGAGTCATCAAAGAGAACTTTGGATTCTCTAGCGGAACTTCAAGAG GCTTTACTTGAGAAGAACCCGTCCATCGTTCAAGCAACAGATA